Proteins from one Nerophis lumbriciformis linkage group LG08, RoL_Nlum_v2.1, whole genome shotgun sequence genomic window:
- the LOC133612003 gene encoding uncharacterized protein — MYCTVQSTNKSFNQSINQKALKEKEEGLKKIEALHQDVKEKEKTLRENKQALEDKDWAVRQAVTKEEEVSTEKETVLKEKEEGLKEKKVLRRVVVEKEETLKKKEEALRLAEKSNGALHQSVKATEEALKVKEKELKDKVEALQRVEKEKEALNRDVKDREEWLEEKEQALKQRDWDLDRAVKEKEEVLKENKTLLQDKEEVLKEKEALSRVLEEKKESLKKKEEAIQRVEKENETLHQEKEELLKRVKEYPEERDSFRKEICNLKKDVIDLKLKLLQRECEVELPEDKKEDKSGEGTSQDPDVEMPPAKKPKNKKRK, encoded by the exons atgtactgtactgtgcaatctactaataagagtttcaatcaatcaatcaatcaaaaggccTTGAAGGAGAAGGAAGAGGGCTTGAAGAAGATAGAGGCCTTACACCAAGATGTGAAGGAGAAGGAAAAGACGTTGAGGGAGAATAAACAGGCCTTGGAGGATAAAGACTGGGCCGTACGCCAAGCTGTGACGAAGGAGGAAGAGGTGTCAACGGAGAAGGAAACGGTGTTGAAGGAGAAAGAAGAGGGCTTGAAAGAGAAAAAGGTCTTACGCCGAGTTGTGGTGGAGAAGGAAGAGACGTTGAAGAAGAAAGAAGAGGCCTTACGCCTAGCTGAGAAGAGTAATGGAGCCTTACACCAATCTGTGAAGGCGACGGAAGAGGCGTTGAAGGTGAAGGAAAAAGAGTTGAAGGATAAAGTAGAGGCCTTACAGCGAgttgagaaggagaaggaggcctTAAACCGAGATGTGAAGGATAGGGAAGAGTGGTTGGAGGAGAAAGAACAGGCCTTGAAGCAGAGAGACTGGGACTTAGACCGAGCTGTGAAGGAGAAGGAAGAGGTGTTGAAGGAGAATAAAACGCTGTTGCAGGACAAAGAAGAGGTCTTGAAAGAGAAAGAGGCCTTAAGCAGAGTTCTGGAGGAGAAGAAAGAGTCTTTGAAGAAGAAAGAAGAGGCCATACAGCGAGTTGAGAAGGAGAATGAGACCTTACACCAAGAGAAGGAAGAGCTCTTGAAGCGGGTGAAAGAGTACCCAGAGGAGAGAGACAGCTTCAGAAAGGAGATTTGCAACTTAAAAAAGGACGTTATCGACTTAAAAT TGAAGTTGCTTCAGAGAGAATGTGAAGTTGAGCTCCCAGAAGACAAGAAAGAAG ATAAAAGTGGTGAAGGGACCAGCCAGGACCCGGACGTTGAGATGCCGCCGGCCAAAAAGCCAAAAAATAAGAAGCGCAAATAA